One window from the genome of Acinetobacter lanii encodes:
- the pap gene encoding polyphosphate:AMP phosphotransferase — MTEHNTEIQPDNLEQLSLQLIEAQYALKNTKAKKNAKSVLILVNGIELAGKGEAVKQLREWVDPRYLRVKADPPNLIDAQTPFWQPYTRHIPAEGQMMVWFGNWYSDLLATSLHVSKPFDDTTFNTYVDQMKTFEQDLKNNHVDVIKVWFDLSWKSLQKRLDKMDASEQRWHKLHGLDWRNKKQYDNLQKLRNRFTEDWYIIDCEDEDKRDQSFAQHILKHLDHLPNHPVKVRSKWQQAPIPEALIQPDDQALDKDQYKTELKKLTKKVADALRTQGRKTVIVFEGMDAAGKGGAIKRIVKKLDPREYGIYNISAPEKYELARPYLWRFWSKLLDEESISIFDRSWYGRVLVERIEGFATDVEWKRAYDEINRFEKDLVDTQTTVVKFWLAISKDEQEQRFKAREVTPHKRFKITEEDWRNRRRWDDYLHAAADMLQRTDTEYAPWYVIATNDKYSARIQILNALLKQLKVD; from the coding sequence AAATGCCAAAAGTGTCCTGATCTTGGTCAATGGCATTGAGCTTGCTGGAAAAGGTGAAGCGGTCAAACAATTACGAGAATGGGTCGATCCACGTTATCTCAGAGTTAAAGCCGATCCACCCAATCTGATTGATGCGCAAACTCCATTTTGGCAACCCTATACACGGCATATTCCGGCTGAAGGGCAAATGATGGTTTGGTTTGGCAATTGGTATAGCGATCTCTTGGCAACTTCACTGCATGTGTCGAAACCCTTTGATGACACCACTTTTAATACTTATGTTGATCAGATGAAAACCTTTGAGCAGGATTTAAAAAACAACCATGTTGATGTGATTAAAGTCTGGTTTGATTTGTCATGGAAATCATTGCAAAAACGGTTAGATAAAATGGATGCCTCGGAACAACGTTGGCATAAATTACATGGACTGGATTGGCGCAATAAAAAGCAATATGACAACCTGCAAAAGCTGCGCAATCGTTTCACTGAGGATTGGTACATCATCGACTGTGAAGATGAAGACAAGCGAGATCAAAGTTTTGCGCAGCATATTTTAAAACATCTAGATCATTTACCGAATCATCCCGTTAAAGTACGTAGCAAATGGCAACAGGCACCTATTCCTGAAGCCTTAATTCAACCGGATGATCAGGCATTAGACAAAGATCAGTATAAAACTGAATTGAAAAAACTCACCAAAAAAGTAGCAGATGCCCTACGCACGCAAGGACGTAAAACCGTAATTGTGTTTGAAGGGATGGATGCCGCAGGCAAAGGCGGTGCCATAAAACGAATAGTCAAAAAATTGGATCCTCGTGAGTACGGCATCTATAACATTTCGGCACCGGAAAAATATGAATTGGCCCGTCCGTATTTATGGCGTTTTTGGAGCAAATTGTTAGATGAGGAAAGCATTTCGATCTTTGACCGTTCTTGGTATGGTCGTGTCTTGGTAGAGCGAATCGAAGGCTTTGCGACCGATGTAGAATGGAAGCGTGCCTACGATGAAATTAATCGCTTTGAAAAAGATTTGGTCGATACCCAAACCACCGTCGTGAAATTTTGGTTGGCCATCAGTAAAGATGAACAGGAACAGCGCTTTAAAGCCCGAGAAGTCACCCCGCATAAACGCTTTAAAATCACCGAGGAAGATTGGCGTAACCGTAGACGATGGGATGATTATTTACATGCTGCCGCAGATATGTTGCAGCGAACCGATACCGAATATGCACCGTGGTATGTGATTGCGACCAATGATAAATATTCTGCACGCATTCAGATTTTAAATGCCTTATTGAAACAACTCAAAGTAGATTAA